From Mesorhizobium sp. Pch-S:
TGTAGATGGTCAGTTTTTCTTTCGCCGTTGCCGGCAAGGTGGCGGCAGCCAAAGCGAGAGCGGAAATCAGGGCAGACAGAGTTTTGCGCATCGGCGCCTCCTTCACTTCGTGACAAGGGAACCGGCGCTTTGGCTAAGCGTCTAATCCCTCCGCCGGTACAAACCGGATCAGGTTCAGCGGGTTGGCTTTTCGCCTCTCAGCCAGGTCGCGAAGCCGCGATCGGGCACCCCGTTAGAGCGGCTCGAGACATAGAGCGGGCTACGATGGCGCGCAAGCGTTAGTTTGCCGGGACAGATCGGGGCCGGGTGCAGGTTCTCGCGCGCACTTCCGTTTCGGCATGGGGGCTGGTAAGGGCGACGCCCATGAGCACTTTCACCCTTCTGCTTGGCGGCGAGGTCATCCAGACGCCGCGGCTCGAAGCCCAGGTCGCCGGTACCCGCGTGATCGCGGCCGACTCCGGTATCCGGCATGCGGACTTGCTGGGGCTTACGCCTGAGCTGTGGGTCGGAGATTTCGATTCCGCGCCGGCCGATCTGCCGCCGCATCTGGCACAGGTTCCGCAGGAGCGGTTCCCGGCCGAGAAGGATTCCACCGACGGCGAACTCGCTGTTTCGATTGCACTCGACCTGGGCGCCAGGAAACTGAACCTTGTCGGCGCCTTCGGTGGTGCCAGGGCCGATCATGCCTTCCTGCATCTGGCATTGGCGCTCAGCCTGGCCGAACAGGGAACCGACGTGCTCCTGACCAGCGGTGCGCAGGAGGGTATTCCGCTTCTGCCCGGCAAGACAGCGACCTTCGACTATGCCGAAGGAACGCTGTTTTCCGTGCTCGGCTTCTCGAAACTCACCGGGCTTACGATCAAGGGCGCCAAATGGCCGCTGAATGCGGTGGAAATGCCTTTCGGTTCGTCGCTCACCATTTCCAATGCCGTGCAAGGCAAGCTCGAAATCGCACTCGGCAGCGGCCGTGCGCTCCTGCTTGCCCATCCTTACCCACTTCCCGAAAGCTGACATGGCGCCACCCCTTCTCAATCTGACTGGTATCAAGCTGACCTTCGGCGGCACGCCCCTGCTGGATGGTGCCGAACTCGTGGCAGCTCCCGGGGACAAGATCGCGCTGGTCGGCCGCAATGGTTCCGGCAAGTCGACATTGCTCAAGATCGCTGCCGGCATGATCGAGCCGCAGGATGGCGAGGTGTTCCGCCAGCCGACGGCAACCGTGCGGTACCTGCCGCAGGTTCCCGACATGGACGGTTTTGCCAGCGTGCGCGCCTATGTCGAAGCAGGACTGGGACCGGCCGACGATCCATATCGCGCGACCTACCTGATGGAACATCTGGGGCTCACCGGCGAGGAGCGTCCTGCCGATCTTTCCGGCGGCGAAGCGCGCCGGGCCGCATTGGCCCGCGTCATGGCGCCGGAACCCGACATCCTGCTGCTCGACGAGCCGACCAACCATCTCGACCTCGCCGTCATCGAATGGCTGGAAGAGGAACTGGCGCGCACTTCCTCAGCCTTGATCGTCATTTCCCACGACCGTCGTTTCCTGCAGCGCATCTCGCGTGCCACGGTCTGGCTCGACCGCGGCCAGACGCGCAGGCTGGACAAGGGCTTCGGCCATTTCGAGGAATGGCGCGACCAGGTTCTGGAAGAGGAAGAGCGCGACCAGCACAAGCTTGGCCGGCAGATCGTGCGCGAGGAACATTGGCTTCGCTACGGTGTGACGGCGCGGCGCAAGCGCAACATGCGCCGGCTGGGCGAATTGCAGTCGATGCGCCAGCGCTTCCGCAGCCATCGCGGCGCGGAAGGCACCGCGACGCTGGTGGCCAGCGACGCAGCGGAATCGGGCAAGCTGGTAATCGAGGCCAAGAACATCGAGAAGAGCTTCGGCGATCTCACCGTGGTGAAGGATTTTTCGACCCGTATCCAGCGCGGCGATCGTGTCGGTCTGGTCGGTGCCAACGGCGCCGGCAAGACGACCTTGCTGAAGATGCTGACCGGGGAGATGAAGCCTGATGCCGGCACGGTGCGCCTGGGGGTGAACCTCGAGATCGCCGCGCTCGACCAGAAGCGCGAGGCCGCCGATCCGGCCGAGACGTTGTCGCATTACCTTACGGATGGGCGTGGCGAAAACCTCGTCATCAATGGCGAGCAGCGCCATGTCGTTTCCTATATGAAGGACTTCCTGTTCAAGCCGGAGCAGGCACGCACCCCGGTGCGCGAACTTTCCGGTGGCGAACGGGCACGGCTGCTGCTGGCTCGTGTCCTGGCGCGGCCGGCCAATCTCCTCGTGCTGGACGAACCAACCAACGATCTCGACATGGAAACGCTGGAACTGCTGCAGGAACTGGTGGCGGGTTTTGCCGGCACGGTCATCCTGGTCAGCCACGATCGCGATTTTCTCGATCGCACCGTCACCAGCGTGATCGCGCCTGACGGCGGCGGCCGTTGGGTGGAGTATGCCGGCGGCTATTCCGACATGCTGGCGCAGCGCGGCGGCACCAAGCTCGAGGATCGCAAGGCACGCAACGGCCAGTCCGGGGAGACGAAGGCAGAGAAGCAACGTGCGGAGGCACCGAAAGAAGCAGCCAGGAAGCTCTCCT
This genomic window contains:
- a CDS encoding ABC-F family ATP-binding cassette domain-containing protein — protein: MAPPLLNLTGIKLTFGGTPLLDGAELVAAPGDKIALVGRNGSGKSTLLKIAAGMIEPQDGEVFRQPTATVRYLPQVPDMDGFASVRAYVEAGLGPADDPYRATYLMEHLGLTGEERPADLSGGEARRAALARVMAPEPDILLLDEPTNHLDLAVIEWLEEELARTSSALIVISHDRRFLQRISRATVWLDRGQTRRLDKGFGHFEEWRDQVLEEEERDQHKLGRQIVREEHWLRYGVTARRKRNMRRLGELQSMRQRFRSHRGAEGTATLVASDAAESGKLVIEAKNIEKSFGDLTVVKDFSTRIQRGDRVGLVGANGAGKTTLLKMLTGEMKPDAGTVRLGVNLEIAALDQKREAADPAETLSHYLTDGRGENLVINGEQRHVVSYMKDFLFKPEQARTPVRELSGGERARLLLARVLARPANLLVLDEPTNDLDMETLELLQELVAGFAGTVILVSHDRDFLDRTVTSVIAPDGGGRWVEYAGGYSDMLAQRGGTKLEDRKARNGQSGETKAEKQRAEAPKEAARKLSFKQKFALETLPKKIEAVTASIARLENNIADPAFYERDAVGFQKTIAALDKERATLAALEEEWLELEMLREELEG
- a CDS encoding thiamine diphosphokinase — protein: MSTFTLLLGGEVIQTPRLEAQVAGTRVIAADSGIRHADLLGLTPELWVGDFDSAPADLPPHLAQVPQERFPAEKDSTDGELAVSIALDLGARKLNLVGAFGGARADHAFLHLALALSLAEQGTDVLLTSGAQEGIPLLPGKTATFDYAEGTLFSVLGFSKLTGLTIKGAKWPLNAVEMPFGSSLTISNAVQGKLEIALGSGRALLLAHPYPLPES